A region from the Flavobacteriales bacterium genome encodes:
- a CDS encoding WG repeat-containing protein — MKRSLSLLALAAFGIHASAQNLVTQARPAGSEFWGYMDNTGNMIIPPKFKHNFPFNETGFAAVKDGATEKAGFINLKGEMLKTDPADFMLISGMVKDAQGFSCGLSPVRIGELWGFMNSQGKMAIAAKYDKVEAFESCFAVVKLGKQQYILTPDGKETAIKDPNIVDVKGFEGGLSPFKQKDKMHGFMDGEQNIVIPAQFLSVGYFVGDLAWAKTKDNKVGFINKKGEWVITPQFDAAQEFDAVSGMARVKQGDNWMYVAKDGTIMRVADTTVWGDFSDGLAKGKKGDLIGFFDKTGKWVIEPQFQGVREFKNGYAAAKQGDLWGFIDKTGKWVIEPKFEAVKDMEKVR, encoded by the coding sequence ATGAAACGCTCCCTTTCCCTCCTCGCCCTCGCGGCATTCGGCATCCATGCCAGCGCGCAGAACCTCGTCACGCAGGCCCGTCCGGCCGGCAGCGAGTTCTGGGGCTACATGGACAACACGGGCAACATGATCATCCCGCCCAAGTTCAAGCACAACTTCCCGTTCAACGAGACCGGCTTCGCGGCGGTGAAGGACGGCGCCACGGAGAAAGCGGGCTTCATCAACCTGAAGGGCGAGATGCTGAAGACCGACCCCGCCGACTTCATGCTCATCAGCGGCATGGTGAAGGATGCCCAAGGCTTCAGCTGCGGCCTGTCGCCCGTGCGCATCGGCGAGCTGTGGGGCTTCATGAACTCCCAAGGCAAAATGGCCATCGCCGCCAAGTACGACAAGGTGGAAGCTTTCGAATCGTGCTTCGCCGTCGTGAAACTGGGCAAGCAGCAGTACATCCTCACCCCCGACGGCAAGGAGACCGCCATCAAGGACCCCAACATCGTTGACGTGAAAGGATTCGAGGGCGGATTATCCCCGTTCAAGCAGAAGGACAAGATGCACGGCTTCATGGACGGCGAGCAGAACATCGTCATCCCTGCGCAGTTCCTGAGCGTGGGCTACTTCGTGGGCGACCTGGCGTGGGCCAAGACCAAGGACAACAAAGTGGGCTTCATCAACAAGAAGGGCGAGTGGGTCATCACGCCGCAATTCGATGCCGCCCAGGAGTTCGACGCGGTGAGCGGCATGGCGCGCGTGAAGCAGGGCGACAACTGGATGTACGTGGCCAAGGACGGCACCATCATGCGCGTGGCCGATACCACAGTGTGGGGCGACTTCTCCGATGGCCTGGCCAAGGGCAAGAAGGGCGACCTCATCGGCTTCTTCGACAAGACCGGCAAGTGGGTCATCGAGCCGCAGTTCCAAGGCGTGCGCGAGTTCAAGAACGGCTACGCCGCCGCCAAGCAAGGCGACCTCTGGGGCTTCATCGACAAAACGGGCAAGTGGGTGATCGAACCCAAGTTCGAGGCGGTGAAGGATATGGAGAAGGTGAGGTAG
- a CDS encoding T9SS type A sorting domain-containing protein translates to MRSLSGPMLRVLVLGCSILAVHRTIYCQVAPSIAWQGTYGGSHDEIGRDIVRTADNGFVVSGFTTSVDGDVSGQNGDHDMWIFKIDSAGTLQWQQTLGGISWDDAYDLAQAADGGYFLAGFITPYPVLYNQAAVIKLDTSGNVLWSVNLGGTGNDLFRCVEGTADGGCILIGRTDSNDGDVSGNHGADDAWVVKLDSTGAPQWQHCYGGSLAEVGWSITSTKNGGYLFTASTLSADGDVAMNAGGNDVWLVALDNSGMIQWEKSFGGSWSETPFDLALTLDGGCVIAARTSSNDGDVSGLHGNEDAWVVKVDSMADLQWQRCFGGSLFDTPVDIDQLDDGGFIFTGNTRSIDGDVTGNHGWSDAWVVRLDASGNLLWQKAMGGSDWDGGSSVVALPNGHFMMTGYVQSADGDVQDFIGVRDVWLVELGEEDLITGEPSTHAVSKPSVVPNPTQGQMIIVGDLSANSDYAVINTLGSVVLAGRLQGSGSIVELGALPAGPYVLRGSSPYGPFSVRLVKE, encoded by the coding sequence ATGCGCAGCTTATCTGGTCCGATGCTCCGGGTGTTGGTCCTGGGGTGCTCAATACTTGCGGTGCACAGGACCATTTACTGCCAAGTCGCACCATCCATTGCCTGGCAAGGGACCTATGGTGGCTCCCACGATGAGATCGGGCGGGACATTGTGCGAACAGCAGACAACGGGTTTGTCGTTTCCGGGTTCACAACATCTGTCGATGGCGACGTTTCGGGCCAGAACGGCGATCACGACATGTGGATCTTCAAGATCGACAGCGCTGGGACCCTACAGTGGCAGCAAACCCTGGGCGGTATCAGTTGGGATGATGCCTATGACTTGGCGCAGGCCGCTGACGGCGGTTACTTCCTTGCCGGGTTCATAACACCTTATCCCGTGCTATACAACCAGGCTGCCGTGATAAAACTGGACACCAGCGGTAACGTGTTGTGGAGCGTCAACCTCGGCGGAACGGGCAACGATCTCTTCAGGTGTGTTGAAGGCACGGCGGATGGTGGATGCATTCTCATCGGCCGGACGGATTCCAACGACGGCGACGTAAGCGGCAACCACGGTGCGGATGACGCCTGGGTGGTAAAACTGGACAGCACGGGCGCACCTCAGTGGCAGCATTGCTACGGCGGAAGTCTCGCCGAAGTGGGCTGGTCCATTACCTCAACGAAGAACGGCGGGTATCTCTTCACGGCCTCAACGTTGTCCGCCGATGGCGACGTGGCCATGAACGCCGGCGGCAACGATGTTTGGCTGGTGGCGCTGGACAACTCGGGGATGATCCAATGGGAAAAGTCGTTCGGGGGTAGTTGGTCCGAAACGCCTTTCGACCTGGCCCTGACGTTGGACGGGGGGTGCGTGATCGCCGCCCGGACCTCCTCGAACGATGGGGACGTAAGCGGCCTGCACGGCAACGAGGACGCCTGGGTCGTGAAAGTGGATTCGATGGCCGACCTTCAATGGCAACGCTGTTTCGGCGGCTCGCTGTTCGACACCCCGGTGGATATCGATCAGCTCGATGACGGCGGTTTCATCTTCACGGGGAACACGCGCTCCATCGATGGTGACGTGACCGGCAATCATGGTTGGTCCGATGCATGGGTTGTGCGATTGGATGCCTCCGGCAACCTCTTGTGGCAGAAAGCGATGGGCGGAAGCGACTGGGATGGCGGCAGTTCCGTGGTCGCTCTTCCTAACGGCCACTTCATGATGACAGGCTACGTGCAATCCGCTGATGGCGACGTCCAGGATTTCATCGGCGTTCGTGATGTGTGGCTCGTGGAACTTGGTGAAGAGGACCTCATTACCGGAGAACCTTCCACGCATGCGGTATCTAAACCTTCAGTTGTTCCCAATCCTACGCAAGGCCAGATGATTATAGTTGGGGACTTGAGTGCGAACTCCGACTATGCTGTCATCAACACCTTGGGATCGGTTGTGCTCGCTGGGCGACTGCAAGGGTCCGGTTCCATCGTTGAGCTGGGGGCTCTGCCCGCCGGACCATATGTGTTGCGGGGTTCTTCCCCCTACGGCCCCTTCAGCGTACGGCTGGTGAAAGAGTGA
- a CDS encoding M15 family metallopeptidase gives MFGFLSNALLGVALLAISVLRAQPPTEPGPFRAPELVELVILDPTIKLDIRYAMKNNFLGRPVYKQARAFLQRPAAEALVRVHQALRAQGYGLMVFDGYRPWSVTKVFWDNTPKAKKDYVADPAKGSRHNRGCAVDLTLYDLQTGKAVLMPSEYDEMTERSHPVYACATPEATRLRDLLIAAMNKEGFTVFQTEWWHFDHRDWKEYAILDVEFGRIGGK, from the coding sequence GTGTTCGGCTTCCTCTCCAATGCCCTTCTAGGTGTTGCCCTGCTGGCGATTTCCGTGCTGCGCGCCCAGCCGCCAACGGAGCCCGGTCCCTTCCGCGCGCCGGAGCTGGTGGAACTGGTGATCCTGGACCCCACCATCAAGCTCGACATCCGCTACGCCATGAAGAACAACTTCTTGGGCAGGCCGGTGTACAAGCAGGCGCGCGCCTTCCTGCAACGTCCCGCCGCCGAGGCGCTGGTGCGCGTGCACCAAGCGTTGCGCGCGCAGGGCTACGGCCTTATGGTCTTCGACGGTTACCGACCGTGGAGCGTGACGAAGGTCTTTTGGGACAACACGCCCAAGGCCAAGAAGGACTACGTGGCCGACCCCGCAAAAGGCTCGCGCCACAACCGCGGCTGCGCCGTGGACCTCACGCTATACGACCTCCAGACCGGCAAGGCCGTGCTGATGCCCAGCGAGTACGACGAGATGACCGAGCGCTCGCACCCCGTCTATGCCTGCGCAACACCGGAGGCAACGCGCCTCCGCGACCTGCTCATTGCCGCCATGAACAAGGAAGGCTTCACTGTCTTCCAGACCGAGTGGTGGCACTTCGACCACCGCGACTGGAAGGAGTACGCGATACTGGATGTGGAGTTCGGGAGGATAGGAGGGAAGTGA
- a CDS encoding four helix bundle protein: protein MKDFKKLEMWQLGMEIVDLVYDLYDGLPWQQVAEYKAQSMRAGISIPSNIAEGNSRRTEREKFRYMEIALGSAYELETQTLSAQRRPWCSKDKAERLLQALEREQKMLSGFMAVLKP from the coding sequence ATGAAGGACTTCAAGAAATTGGAGATGTGGCAACTGGGGATGGAGATCGTGGACCTGGTCTATGACCTCTACGATGGACTCCCGTGGCAGCAGGTGGCAGAGTACAAAGCACAATCCATGCGTGCCGGCATTTCCATACCATCGAACATCGCAGAAGGCAATTCGCGCCGCACGGAACGCGAGAAGTTCCGCTACATGGAGATCGCGTTGGGTTCTGCGTACGAACTGGAAACCCAGACGCTCTCGGCGCAGCGTCGCCCGTGGTGTTCCAAGGACAAGGCCGAACGGTTGCTGCAAGCCCTTGAACGGGAGCAGAAGATGCTCTCCGGGTTCATGGCCGTGTTGAAGCCGTGA
- a CDS encoding type II toxin-antitoxin system HicA family toxin, whose protein sequence is MSSRKLSNVPLREFQAFLELAGCKYMHTKGGHEKWTRSDLFRPVIIQSHIDPVPERIARNLLKLLGLGREDYHDIMEGRKVVRRVGERYVLAIK, encoded by the coding sequence ATGTCCTCGCGCAAACTGAGCAACGTACCGCTGCGCGAATTCCAGGCATTCCTCGAATTGGCGGGGTGCAAGTACATGCACACCAAAGGTGGCCATGAGAAGTGGACACGCTCCGACCTCTTCCGCCCCGTGATCATCCAATCGCACATTGATCCCGTGCCGGAGCGTATCGCGCGCAACTTGCTCAAATTGCTCGGACTAGGCCGGGAGGACTACCACGACATCATGGAAGGCCGGAAGGTGGTGCGCCGCGTTGGCGAACGCTACGTGCTGGCTATCAAATAA
- a CDS encoding LTA synthase family protein has translation MFRNPLTVLLARIGTVLLIYTLLRLAFVALNAASFPHVPASAYAGGVRFDLSAIAWLNILWCFLFLVKPDAKGWFAMVQKGVFHAVNAVGFFFNSTDLAYYHFTLKRSTADLFGIMSAGGDIGNLAPVFVRDYWYVVVIFLACIALAEVGYRWTGRFAKEDGPQVWKSIVWRAVAIAVFAIGSRGGLQLMPLGVLDAGNYAPPAYFPVVLNTPFTMMMSLGKPVIEEKKYMRQAEADELWPVVHTYADRINTPTTITLSAQRPNVVFIILESFSAAYSAKLSGQEGYMPFLDSLMDRSLTCTKAYANGRRSIDGIPAITASIPELMDEAFITSNYAQTPFTSIANVLAKKGYATSFYHGGRNGTMGFDGFAKSAGFARYVGQNEYPDQQDNDGHWGIWDQPFLQFFARDLSKEQQPFLSCVFTLSSHHPYELKPEDAARFNGGPLPIHRTLQYTDDALRQFFATARAQPWFGNTLFVITADHTADIERNGQHYSEATDYWVPLVFHMPSAIMPVASERVAQHIDIVPTVLDIIGHNEAFFSFGSSALRNERMPCMVTASTGMYIAIDANGAERFTDHHLNDGAVASGDARKDSLERQLMAAVQQFNNRLLARKLTVE, from the coding sequence ATGTTCCGCAACCCGCTCACCGTACTCCTGGCCCGAATTGGCACGGTGCTGCTCATCTACACCCTGCTGCGGCTGGCGTTCGTGGCGCTCAACGCGGCATCGTTCCCCCATGTGCCAGCATCGGCCTACGCGGGCGGCGTGCGGTTCGACTTGTCCGCAATCGCATGGCTCAACATCCTCTGGTGCTTCCTCTTTCTGGTGAAGCCCGATGCCAAGGGTTGGTTCGCCATGGTGCAGAAAGGCGTGTTCCATGCGGTGAACGCCGTCGGCTTCTTCTTCAACAGCACCGACCTCGCCTACTACCACTTCACGCTGAAGCGCAGCACCGCAGACCTCTTCGGCATCATGAGCGCGGGTGGCGACATCGGCAACCTCGCGCCGGTATTCGTGCGCGACTACTGGTACGTGGTGGTGATCTTCCTGGCGTGCATCGCGCTAGCGGAAGTGGGCTACCGCTGGACCGGGCGTTTTGCGAAAGAAGACGGTCCGCAAGTGTGGAAGAGCATCGTTTGGCGGGCTGTGGCCATTGCGGTGTTCGCCATCGGAAGTCGCGGTGGTTTGCAATTGATGCCGCTGGGCGTGCTCGACGCCGGGAACTATGCGCCGCCTGCCTACTTCCCTGTGGTGCTCAACACGCCCTTCACCATGATGATGAGCTTGGGCAAGCCGGTCATCGAGGAGAAGAAGTACATGCGCCAAGCGGAAGCGGACGAGTTGTGGCCGGTGGTGCACACCTACGCTGATAGGATCAACACACCGACCACCATCACGTTGTCCGCTCAACGACCCAACGTGGTCTTCATCATCCTCGAGAGCTTCAGTGCGGCCTACAGCGCGAAGCTCAGCGGCCAGGAAGGCTACATGCCGTTCCTAGATTCACTGATGGACCGGAGCCTGACCTGCACAAAGGCATACGCCAACGGCCGCCGCAGCATCGATGGCATACCCGCCATCACGGCGAGCATCCCGGAGCTGATGGACGAAGCGTTCATCACCAGCAACTATGCGCAGACACCGTTCACTTCCATCGCCAATGTGCTCGCGAAGAAGGGTTATGCCACCAGCTTCTACCACGGCGGCCGCAACGGCACCATGGGCTTCGATGGTTTCGCGAAGAGCGCCGGGTTCGCGCGCTATGTGGGCCAGAACGAATACCCCGACCAACAGGACAACGATGGCCACTGGGGCATCTGGGACCAACCCTTCCTGCAGTTCTTCGCCCGCGACCTGTCCAAGGAGCAGCAGCCGTTCTTGAGCTGCGTGTTCACGCTGTCCTCGCACCATCCTTACGAGTTGAAGCCCGAGGACGCGGCGCGCTTCAACGGCGGTCCGCTGCCCATTCACCGCACGTTGCAATACACCGATGATGCACTACGGCAGTTCTTCGCCACGGCCCGCGCGCAGCCTTGGTTCGGCAACACGCTCTTCGTCATCACCGCCGACCACACGGCCGATATTGAGCGCAACGGTCAGCACTACAGCGAAGCAACGGACTACTGGGTGCCGCTCGTATTCCACATGCCATCGGCCATCATGCCGGTCGCTTCTGAGCGCGTCGCACAACACATCGACATCGTGCCAACAGTGCTGGACATCATCGGGCACAACGAAGCCTTCTTCAGCTTCGGCAGCAGTGCGCTGCGCAACGAGCGCATGCCGTGCATGGTGACGGCCAGCACAGGGATGTACATCGCCATTGATGCCAACGGTGCCGAACGCTTCACCGACCACCACCTGAACGACGGCGCTGTGGCGAGCGGCGACGCACGCAAGGATTCGTTGGAGCGCCAGTTGATGGCGGCCGTTCAACAGTTCAACAACCGCCTGCTGGCGCGTAAGCTCACGGTGGAATGA
- a CDS encoding preprotein translocase subunit SecG has translation MFTAITLLISTLLVLTVVAQNTKGLWAPGFAAGYRLVGAPRSAGLLGSATWVFGAALMVVCVVG, from the coding sequence ATGTTCACCGCCATTACGCTCCTCATCAGCACACTGCTTGTGCTCACTGTTGTTGCCCAGAACACCAAAGGCCTTTGGGCGCCGGGCTTCGCTGCTGGTTATCGACTTGTGGGTGCGCCGCGCAGTGCTGGTTTGTTGGGATCGGCTACGTGGGTGTTCGGCGCAGCGTTGATGGTGGTGTGCGTGGTGGGATAG
- a CDS encoding diacylglycerol kinase family lipid kinase encodes MKATLIINPRSGKGNAPRIIATAERMAKELGIELTVKRIEGIGHGTQLAREASQSGQDRVVFAGGDGTLNAVARGLIGTRTPIGVVPMGSGNGYARSLKLPLKPEAALRVALTGTAAPMDVCYLNDQAFIGTAGIGFDARVSWAFDKSKGRGLWGYMRIILQQILSAQPMPITITANGAQEQEHVLMLVFANTREFGNGAIISPGSAPDDGMAELQVVHKPGLIGLVRAFYDIYTGGAQRSPHIRSVVTNAAVVTQPDVIAHLDGEPVEVGREVRFRLEAKQLWVVR; translated from the coding sequence ATGAAGGCCACGCTCATCATCAACCCGCGCTCGGGTAAAGGCAATGCACCGCGCATCATCGCTACCGCCGAGCGTATGGCCAAAGAGCTGGGCATTGAACTAACGGTGAAGCGTATTGAAGGCATCGGCCACGGCACCCAACTGGCGCGCGAAGCTTCACAGAGCGGGCAGGACCGCGTGGTCTTCGCCGGTGGCGACGGGACCTTGAACGCGGTGGCGCGCGGGCTCATCGGTACACGCACGCCCATCGGTGTGGTGCCCATGGGCAGTGGCAACGGCTATGCGCGTTCGCTCAAGCTCCCGCTGAAGCCGGAAGCCGCATTGCGAGTCGCGCTCACCGGCACCGCGGCGCCCATGGACGTGTGCTACCTGAACGACCAAGCATTCATCGGCACGGCCGGTATCGGTTTCGATGCGCGGGTGAGCTGGGCCTTCGACAAGAGCAAGGGCCGCGGGCTCTGGGGATACATGCGCATCATCCTGCAGCAGATCCTCAGCGCGCAACCCATGCCCATAACCATCACCGCGAACGGGGCACAAGAGCAGGAGCACGTGCTGATGCTGGTCTTCGCGAACACGCGTGAGTTCGGCAACGGTGCCATCATCAGCCCCGGCTCAGCGCCCGACGATGGCATGGCCGAGCTGCAGGTGGTGCACAAGCCGGGGCTGATCGGCCTGGTGCGCGCTTTCTACGACATCTACACAGGTGGTGCGCAACGCAGTCCCCACATCCGGTCGGTGGTCACCAACGCAGCGGTAGTTACCCAACCCGATGTCATCGCGCACCTCGATGGTGAACCGGTGGAAGTCGGGCGCGAAGTGCGGTTCAGGCTGGAGGCGAAGCAGCTGTGGGTGGTGCGGTGA
- the bla gene encoding subclass B1 metallo-beta-lactamase, protein MRSIVLLALPLLLVQCTAPTEPAFVPKEVRHSAGLVVVQVSPNAFVHTSYKQTQDFGNVPCNGLVVRSGGEAIVFDTPTNDSVAAELIGYVQDSLGCRINAVIPTHFHDDCLGGLKAFHAHGIPSYAHQRTIALAAADSVEVPQRGFTEPLTLKVGTDHITATFHGEGHTKDNVVGYFANEQVLFGGCLIKELDASKGYLGDANVADWSLTVEAVKKAYPDVKVVVPGHGQYGDGKLLDYTIGLFRAAP, encoded by the coding sequence ATGCGATCGATTGTACTGCTGGCCCTGCCATTGCTCCTTGTGCAATGCACAGCGCCGACGGAACCGGCCTTCGTGCCCAAGGAGGTCCGCCACAGCGCGGGGTTGGTGGTGGTGCAGGTCTCGCCGAATGCCTTCGTCCACACCAGCTACAAGCAGACGCAGGACTTCGGCAACGTGCCGTGCAACGGGCTGGTGGTGCGCAGCGGTGGCGAGGCGATCGTGTTCGACACGCCCACCAACGACAGCGTTGCGGCCGAGCTGATCGGCTACGTGCAGGACAGCCTGGGCTGCCGCATCAACGCAGTGATACCCACCCATTTCCACGACGACTGCCTCGGCGGGCTGAAGGCCTTCCACGCACACGGCATCCCTTCGTACGCCCACCAACGCACCATCGCCCTGGCCGCGGCCGATAGCGTGGAGGTGCCCCAGCGCGGCTTCACCGAGCCGCTCACGCTGAAGGTCGGCACGGACCACATCACCGCCACCTTCCACGGCGAAGGCCACACGAAGGACAACGTGGTGGGCTACTTCGCCAACGAGCAGGTGCTGTTCGGCGGCTGCCTGATCAAGGAGCTGGACGCGAGCAAGGGCTACCTGGGCGATGCGAACGTGGCGGACTGGTCGCTCACGGTGGAAGCGGTGAAGAAGGCCTACCCCGACGTGAAGGTGGTGGTGCCCGGTCATGGGCAATACGGTGATGGCAAGCTGCTGGATTACACCATCGGGTTGTTCAGAGCGGCGCCGTAG
- a CDS encoding dehydrogenase E1 component subunit alpha/beta: MEQRQLRYERGTHKDDFLLKTYRALVKPRMIEEKMLSLLRQGKISKWFSGIGQEAISVGVGLAAHEDEYILPMHRNLGVFTTRNMPFSKLFAQWQGKATGYSKGRERSFHFGSKEHKVVGMISHLGPQMGIADGIALAHKLKKENRCTFVFTGDGATSEGDFHESVNVAAVWDLPVIFIIENNGYGLSTPSNEQFRMKNFVDKAIGYGIEAQMVAGNNILEVYNHLARIADSIRERPRPVLVECITFRMRGHEEASGTKYVPKELFEEWGKKDPVMNYENWLLREGILTETQRDAIRAEFKQEIEDGLQVAFAEPEPVANEAAEVVDVYAPAAVGLQPLAIGPRADGANGQQLTAIGASSEKRFIDAISDGMAQSMERHPGLVLMGQDIAEYGGAFKITEGFVERFGKDRVRNTPLCESAILGAGLGLSIKGMKAMVEMQFADFVSEGMTQICNNLAKMHYRWGQNADVVVRMPTGAGVGAGPFHSQSNEMWFVKTPGLKVVYPATVHDAKGLLMAAFDDPNPVIFFEHKALYRSITEHIPDAPYAVPIGKARVAREGSAMSIITYGMGVHWALEAATATGIDADIIDLRTLLPLDTETIYNSVRKTGRVLVLHEDTLTAGLGGEISALINEHCFQYLDAPVMRLASWDTPVPFAIPLEQGFLPKARVGEAMRKVMVW; encoded by the coding sequence ATGGAACAGCGTCAGCTCCGGTACGAGCGCGGCACGCACAAGGACGATTTCCTGCTGAAGACCTACCGCGCGCTGGTGAAGCCGCGCATGATCGAGGAGAAGATGCTGAGCCTGCTGCGCCAGGGCAAGATCAGCAAGTGGTTCAGCGGTATCGGCCAGGAAGCCATCAGCGTGGGGGTGGGGCTGGCAGCGCACGAGGACGAGTACATCCTGCCCATGCACCGCAACCTGGGCGTGTTCACCACCCGCAATATGCCGTTCAGCAAGCTCTTCGCGCAGTGGCAGGGCAAGGCCACCGGCTACAGCAAGGGCCGCGAGCGCAGCTTCCACTTCGGCAGCAAGGAGCACAAGGTGGTGGGCATGATCAGCCACCTCGGCCCGCAGATGGGCATCGCCGACGGCATTGCGCTGGCCCACAAACTGAAGAAGGAGAACCGCTGCACTTTCGTCTTCACCGGCGATGGCGCCACCAGCGAGGGCGACTTTCACGAGAGCGTGAACGTGGCCGCCGTGTGGGACCTGCCTGTCATCTTCATCATCGAGAACAACGGCTACGGACTGAGCACGCCCAGCAACGAGCAGTTCCGCATGAAGAACTTCGTTGACAAGGCCATCGGCTACGGCATCGAAGCGCAGATGGTGGCCGGCAACAACATCCTGGAGGTTTACAACCACCTCGCGCGCATTGCCGACAGCATCCGCGAGCGGCCGCGACCGGTCCTGGTGGAGTGCATCACCTTCCGCATGCGCGGCCACGAGGAAGCCAGCGGCACCAAGTACGTGCCCAAGGAACTCTTCGAGGAGTGGGGCAAGAAGGACCCCGTGATGAACTACGAGAACTGGCTGCTGCGCGAGGGCATCCTCACCGAGACCCAACGCGACGCCATCCGCGCGGAGTTCAAGCAGGAGATCGAAGACGGGTTGCAAGTGGCTTTTGCCGAACCGGAACCTGTGGCGAACGAGGCGGCGGAGGTGGTTGATGTTTATGCCCCAGCTGCTGTTGGCCTTCAGCCACTGGCCATTGGCCCTCGCGCAGACGGGGCCAACGGCCAGCAGCTAACAGCCATCGGCGCATCGTCCGAGAAGAGGTTCATCGACGCGATCAGCGACGGCATGGCGCAGAGCATGGAGCGGCATCCCGGTCTGGTGCTCATGGGGCAGGACATTGCGGAGTACGGCGGCGCGTTCAAGATCACGGAAGGATTCGTGGAGCGCTTCGGCAAGGACCGCGTGCGCAACACACCGCTGTGCGAGAGCGCCATCCTCGGTGCGGGGCTCGGCCTCAGCATAAAGGGCATGAAGGCGATGGTGGAGATGCAGTTCGCCGACTTCGTGAGCGAAGGCATGACGCAGATCTGCAACAACCTGGCGAAAATGCACTACCGCTGGGGGCAGAACGCCGACGTGGTGGTGCGCATGCCGACGGGCGCTGGCGTGGGCGCCGGGCCCTTCCACAGCCAGAGCAACGAGATGTGGTTCGTTAAGACGCCCGGACTGAAGGTGGTGTACCCCGCCACGGTGCACGACGCCAAGGGCCTGCTCATGGCCGCGTTCGACGACCCGAACCCGGTCATCTTCTTCGAGCACAAGGCGCTCTACCGCAGCATCACGGAGCACATCCCCGATGCGCCCTACGCCGTGCCCATCGGCAAGGCCCGTGTGGCGCGCGAGGGCAGCGCCATGAGCATCATCACCTACGGCATGGGCGTGCACTGGGCGCTGGAAGCCGCGACTGCCACCGGCATTGATGCCGACATCATCGACCTGCGCACCCTGTTGCCGCTCGATACCGAGACCATCTACAACAGCGTGCGCAAGACTGGCCGCGTGCTGGTGCTGCACGAGGACACGCTGACCGCAGGCCTCGGCGGCGAGATCAGCGCCCTCATCAACGAGCATTGCTTCCAATACCTCGATGCACCCGTGATGCGCCTGGCCAGCTGGGACACGCCCGTGCCCTTTGCCATCCCGCTGGAGCAAGGCTTCCTGCCGAAGGCAAGGGTTGGAGAGGCGATGAGGAAGGTGATGGTGTGGTAG
- a CDS encoding type II toxin-antitoxin system RelE/ParE family toxin: protein MTYLETEWGTAVADAFVAEVEQTVSLLENFPHMGVVEVKDKGIRSIPVARQVRLFHRIQDDTIIVLEFMDTRTEWFQNIRK, encoded by the coding sequence GTGACCTACTTGGAAACGGAGTGGGGCACGGCGGTGGCGGACGCATTTGTCGCTGAAGTTGAACAAACGGTATCACTGTTGGAGAATTTCCCGCACATGGGCGTGGTGGAAGTGAAGGACAAGGGTATTCGCAGCATTCCCGTGGCGCGACAGGTCCGACTGTTCCACCGCATCCAAGACGACACTATCATCGTGCTCGAGTTCATGGACACCCGCACCGAATGGTTCCAGAACATCAGGAAATGA